The Solanum pennellii chromosome 11, SPENNV200 genome contains a region encoding:
- the LOC107003767 gene encoding uncharacterized protein LOC107003767, with amino-acid sequence MITAEIPDMEVDPDGYKAVKNYMMHGPCGDLNPGCPCIKQGKCTKHFPKKFNNQTTFDTDGFPXSVPNQVIPINARSEKQQPFGKIIACLYTIEFQKRGLPHAHILLFLHPTLKSPSIDHINTMITAEIPDMEVDPDGYKAVKNYMMHGPCGDLNPGCPCIKQGKCTKHFPKKFNNQTTFDTDGFPFYRRRNTDTPIEHDEIKKYLDCRFISATEACWRIFSFDIHHRQPTVECLPFHLQGENTIVFQEERCPESILNRPDIVKTKFTEWFEANKEYEDARELTYSDFPTRWVWDATCKRWTRRKKGKSVGRIYFAHPASGERFYMRMLLNFVKGSTSFESIRTINGVWYDTYKEACYALGLLEDDK; translated from the exons ATGATAACAGCTGAAATACCCGATATGGAAGTTGACCCTGATGGTTATAAAGCTGTAAAGAACTACATGATGCATGGACCTTGTGGAGACCTCAATCCAGGATGCCCATGTATAAAGCAAGGAAAATGCACCAAGCATTTTCCAAAGAAGTTCAATAATCAAACAACTTTTGATACAGATGGGTTCCCATTN AGTGTTCCAAATCAAGTTATTCCAATTAATGCAAGATCTGAAAAGCAACAAccttttggaaaaataattgCAT GTTTATATACAATTGAGTTTCAGAAAAGAGGACTACCTCATGCACATATACTACTCTTCCTGCATCCTACATTAAAAAGTCCATCTATAGATCATATCAACACAATGATAACAGCTGAAATACCCGATATGGAAGTAGACCCTGATGGTTATAAAGCTGTAAAGAACTACATGATGCATGGACCTTGTGGAGACCTCAATCCAGGATGCCCATGTATAAAGCAAGGAAAATGCACCAAGCATTTTCCAAAGAAGTTCAATAATCAAACAACTTTTGATACAGATGGGTTCCCATTTTATAGGAGAAGAAACACAG ATACTCCAATAGAACATGATGAGATCAAAAAATATCTAGATTGTAGATTCATATCAGCTACAGAAGCTTGCTGGAGGATCTTTTCGTTTGACATACATCATAGACAGCCAACAGTTGAGTGTTTGCCATTCCATTTACAAGGAGAAAACACCATAGTATTCCAAGAAGAAAGGTGTCCTGAAAGCATACTAAACAGACCCGACATAGTAAAAACAAAATTCACGGAATGGTTTGAGGCAAACAAAGAATATGAGGATGCGCGAGAGCTAACATATTCAGATTTTCCTACACGTTGGGTCTGGGACGCAACATGCAAAAGATGGActagaagaaaaaaagggaagtCAGTTGGTAGAATTTACTTCGCACATCCTGCAAGTGGAGAACGATTTTACATGAGAATGCTACTTAATTTTGTCAAAGGAAGCACTTCTTTTGAAAGCATCAGAACAATTAATGGAGTTTGGTATGATACTTATAAGGAGGCATGCTATGCATTGGGATTATTGGAGGATGATAAATAA